Below is a genomic region from Staphylococcus carnosus.
GAAACAAATATTAAAGAAAAACAAGAACACATTAAAAACGATGACGATTCAGATGAAAGTATTGATTCTAAGAAAGACAATAATAATTTGAAATATGAAGACTCCAGCAAACCTTTAAACAATGGTCGTTTTTCTCCGGTAGTTTTCAAATTAGCATCTGAACACCAAATTGATTTAACTCAAGTAAAAGGTACAGGTTTTGAAGGAAGAGTAACAAAAAAAGATATAGAAAAAGTTATTCAAAATCCTGATATGATGCTCGAACAATCAAATGTACAAGACCAAACGCCAATTCAAAAAGCTGACAATCATGATTCAAACATTTCACAACCAAGTGAAACTGATACATTAAATGCCGAGTCTATACCTGTTAATGGAATTAGAAAACAAATCGCCAAAAATATGGTAACAAGTGTAACAGAAATCCCACATGCATGGATGATGATTGAGGCAGATGCAACCAATTTAGTAAAAACACGAAACCATTATAAAAATAAATTCAAAAAAGAAGAAGGTTACAACCTTACTTTCTTTGCATTCTTTGTAAAAGCTGCAGCTGAAGCACTTAAAGAATTCCCTATGCTTAATAGTAGTTGGCAAGGCTCTGAGATTAAGATACACAAAGATATTAATATTTCAATTGCAGTTGCTGTTGAAGATAAATTATTTACACCTGTGATCCATAATGCTGATGAAAAATCTATAAAAGGAATTGCCCGTGAGATTAATACATTAGCTCAAAAAGCAAGAACAAATAAATTAACACAAGCTGATTTGAGCGGTGGAACTTTTACTGTAAATAACACAGGTACATTTGGTTCAGTTTCTTCAATGGGAATAATTAATTATCCGCAAGCAGCTATTCTGCAAGTTGAATCTATCGTGAAAAAACCTGTTGTCATTGATGATATGATAGCAATACGAAGCATGGTCAACCTTTGTATTTCATTAGATCATCGTATACTGGATGGATTACAAGCAGGAAGATTTATGAACTTTATTAAAAATCGTATTGAACAGTATTCAATAGAACATACACATATTTATTAAATCAAATTTCCTATAATAAACAAGCCAGTTGAAGATTACTTAATTAATTAGTAGAATAAAGTATGAACTTTACTAAGAACTGAAAGGTGATATCGATATGGATTTAAACTTCGATTTATATATGAATGATGTTGTAAAGCAAGCACGAAATGAAATTGAAAACGCTGGCTATGAGCAACTAACAACTCCAGAAGAAGTAGATTCAGTATTTAAACAAGACGGAACTACTTTAGTTATGATTAACTCAGTATGTGGATGTGCAGGTGGGATTGCAAGACCTGCAGCAGAACATGCATTACACTATGATAAAATGCCGGATCGATTAGTTTCAGTATTTGCTGGCCAAGACAAAGAAGCAACTCAACAAGCACGTGATTATTTTGGAGGTTATGCACCTTCAAGCCCTTCATTTGCACTTATGAAAGATGGCAAAATCACAGAAATGATTGAACGTCATCAAATTGAAGGCCATGACATTATGGATGTAATAACACAAATCCAAAACTTATTTGAAAAATATTGTGAAGAACGATAAGAGGACTGGCAGATGAAACGTTTGAATCCCTATAAAATAGGATTTAGAACGATTAAAACTGCTGTAGGAATGGCACTGGGAATAATTATTGCCAAATTAATTGGTTTAGATAATTTTTCTTCAAGTGCCATTTTAGTTGTTTTATGTATTAAACACACAAAAGTACATTCCCTACAAGCAATTATTTCACGTTTTGTATCCTGTATTCTCATACTTATATTAGGCTCTATTATTTTCAGTTTACTTGGTCAAAATGCAATTGTATTAGGTCTTATTGTATTACTTTTTATTCCACTCACAGTTATGATAGGAGTACAAGAAGGGATAGTTACAAGTTGCGTTATTCTCTTACATGTATTTAATGCAAAGGTAATTGATTTCCATTTATTTGTAAATGAAGTTTTATTACTTATAGTTGGACTCGGAATAGCATTTTTAATGAATATGATAATGCCAAGTATGGATAATAAATTAGAAGAGTATAAACATAAAATAGAAAAGCAGTTTACTGAAATTTTCTATACATTCAGTAAATCCTGTTTTGATGTAAATTATAGTTTAGAAGTCCCTTTGAAAGAAGTATCTACTGAGATTCAAAAGGCGAAATCTTTTGCTTTCCGTGATGTAAAAAACCATTATGTTCGAAATGAAAATTCTTATTATCACTATTTCGATATGCGTGAAGAACAGTTAGAAATAATAGAACGCATTCAGCAAATATTAAAATCAATGCAATCAGAAGATGTGATTTTACATCGCTTAGGTAAATTATTTGCAGAAATAGCGAAGAATGTTAATAGCAATGACTATACAGCAATGAGGTTATATTCTTTATATGATTTGCATATTGAATTATACGAGCAACCATTACCTGAAAGTAAGGAAACTCTAATAAATCGTGCTAATGAGATACAAATTGTTAACGAATTAGAAAGATATTTACAAGTTAAATCTCAATTCGGATCGTTAAAATTGTATCATGAAGTGTAGTTAAAAAATAAACCCGCACAGATATATTTTTTAATATATCTGTGCGGGTTCTGTTTAGATTAACATAATTACTGCATCAATGGTGCTAAGCTTGAAAGAATAAGCGCAACGATGACTGCAACTAACATTACGATAATAACTATCTTGGAAACTTTACCTTTAAACACTTCTAACTCTCCTCTAGCAATTGCTCTTTTTAAACGTGATTTTCTATATTTTAAACCACATG
It encodes:
- a CDS encoding dihydrolipoamide acetyltransferase family protein encodes the protein MEIKMPKLGESVHEGTIEQWLVEVGDTIEEYAPICEVITDKVTAEVPSTEAGKITKILVEAGETIKIGTPICEIESASENNSETNIKEKQEHIKNDDDSDESIDSKKDNNNLKYEDSSKPLNNGRFSPVVFKLASEHQIDLTQVKGTGFEGRVTKKDIEKVIQNPDMMLEQSNVQDQTPIQKADNHDSNISQPSETDTLNAESIPVNGIRKQIAKNMVTSVTEIPHAWMMIEADATNLVKTRNHYKNKFKKEEGYNLTFFAFFVKAAAEALKEFPMLNSSWQGSEIKIHKDINISIAVAVEDKLFTPVIHNADEKSIKGIAREINTLAQKARTNKLTQADLSGGTFTVNNTGTFGSVSSMGIINYPQAAILQVESIVKKPVVIDDMIAIRSMVNLCISLDHRILDGLQAGRFMNFIKNRIEQYSIEHTHIY
- the brxB gene encoding bacilliredoxin BrxB produces the protein MDLNFDLYMNDVVKQARNEIENAGYEQLTTPEEVDSVFKQDGTTLVMINSVCGCAGGIARPAAEHALHYDKMPDRLVSVFAGQDKEATQQARDYFGGYAPSSPSFALMKDGKITEMIERHQIEGHDIMDVITQIQNLFEKYCEER
- a CDS encoding aromatic acid exporter family protein is translated as MKRLNPYKIGFRTIKTAVGMALGIIIAKLIGLDNFSSSAILVVLCIKHTKVHSLQAIISRFVSCILILILGSIIFSLLGQNAIVLGLIVLLFIPLTVMIGVQEGIVTSCVILLHVFNAKVIDFHLFVNEVLLLIVGLGIAFLMNMIMPSMDNKLEEYKHKIEKQFTEIFYTFSKSCFDVNYSLEVPLKEVSTEIQKAKSFAFRDVKNHYVRNENSYYHYFDMREEQLEIIERIQQILKSMQSEDVILHRLGKLFAEIAKNVNSNDYTAMRLYSLYDLHIELYEQPLPESKETLINRANEIQIVNELERYLQVKSQFGSLKLYHEV